The following coding sequences are from one Humulus lupulus chromosome X, drHumLupu1.1, whole genome shotgun sequence window:
- the LOC133806010 gene encoding uncharacterized protein LOC133806010: protein MKLHLYALKKNFEFKVKKSAKNIWCTVCVDEKCKWRLRATKLVNSNMFKVRKFFGEHTCSLDVRHKDHRQASPWLIGHVIRRKFEGDDVNYKPRSIVKDMSLSYGVHMSYAKAWRCREHALAYIRGTPESPFQKLPSFLYMMEQKNPGTVTHLQMDNEGRFKYCFMALGVSIMGFKTYIRPVICVDRTFLTTRCGGTLLCAMGQDANKQIYPIAFSVVDSENNDSWLYLLLRLKEAIGEVENLVFVSDRHTSIASALTKNFPEAHHGACIHHVSMNIRAKFKTDHCHEEFFLAVKAYRKQEFLCHFEKIKFKDLAISQYLENQVGFEKWACSFFPGHRYHLMTTGIAEARGWPITCPMEFMRHTLQKWFFEHRTAASAATSPLATEVEADLRKLADKSTTSFSFLSSQYEITVLDGDLDGDVDLRRKTCSCRRFDLTSLPCEHALAGARDRGISPYSLCSRFYTVEAWLSSYGGSVYTLGNEESWVIPNDIGSMMIAPPLVKQKAGCPKKKRRLSKGEKNSKQHRCSRCGVLGHNRVTCTTVCPPPSRHA, encoded by the coding sequence ATGAAACTCCATCTTTATGCATTAAAGAAAAACTTTGAGTTTAAAGTAAAGAAGTCTGCGAAAAATATATGGTGTACAGTATGTGTTGATGAAAAATGCAAATGGAGGTTGAGGGCTACAAAATTGGTTAATTCCAATATGTTCAAGGTTCGTAAATTTTTCGGTGAACACACATGCTCATTGGATGTTCGACATAAAGATCACCGTCAGGCATCCCCATGGCTCATTGGACATGTCATAAGGAGAAAATTTGAGGGTGATGATGTTAATTACAAGCCAAGGTCAATTGTAAAAGATATGAGTTTATCATATGGAGTTCATATGAGCTATGCTAAAGCTTGGAGGTGTCGAGAGCATGCATTGGCTTACATAAGAGGTACACCAGAATCACCATTTCAGAAACTTCCCTCATTTCTATACATGATGGAGCAAAAAAATCCTGGAACTGTTACTCATTTGCAGATGGACAATGAAGGTAGGTTCAAATATTGCTTCATGGCCTTAGGTGTTTCTATAATGGGGTTTAAAACATATATTCGCCCAGTTATATGTGTAGATAGAACCTTCTTGACTACTCGGTGTGGAGGTACTTTGTTATGTGCCATGGGACAAGATGCTAACAAGCAAATATATCCAATTGCATTTTCAGTAGTTGACTCAGAGAATAATGACTCATGGTTGTATTTACTACTTAGGTTGAAGGAAGCGATTGGTGAAGTGGAGAATCTAGTATTCGTGTCTGATAGACATACTAGTATAGCAAGTGCCTTGACTAAAAATTTTCCTGAGGCACACCACGGTGCTTGTATACATCATGTTAGCATGAATATCCGTGCGAAGTTCAAAACTGACCATTGCCATGAAGAATTCTTCCTTGCAGTGAAAGCTTATAGAAAGCAAGAGTTTTTATGCCATTTTGAGAAGATTAAATTCAAAGATCTTGCAATTTCTCAATACTTAGAGAATCAAGTGGGTTTTGAAAAGTGGGCTTGTTCTTTCTTTCCTGGTCATCGATATCATTTAATGACTACAGGTATTGCTGAGGCAcgtgggtggccaattacttgtcCCATGGAATTTATGAGGCACACTTTACAAAAATGGTTTTTCGAGCATCGAACTGCAGCATCAGCGGCTACAAGTCCTCTTGCCACAGAAGTGGAAGCTGATTTGCGAAAGTTAGCAGACAAGTCCACTACCTCGTTCTCTTTTCTGTCTAGTCAATATGAAATAACAGTATTGGATGGTGATCTTGATGGAGATGTCGACCTGAGGAGGAAAACATGTAGTTGTAGAAGATTTGATTTGACAAGTCTTCCTTGTGAACACGCTCTAGCTGGTGCTCGAGATCGTGGCATTAGTCCATATAGTTTATGCTCCAGATTCTACACAGTTGAAGCATGGTTGTCATCCTATGGTGGATCTGTATATACGCTGGGTAATGAAGAATCTTGGGTGATACCAAATGACATAGGAAGTATGATGATAGCTCCTCCTTTAGTGAAGCAGAAGGCTGGTTGTCCAAAGAAGAAACGACGTTTATCAAAGGGTGAGAAGAATAGCAAACAACATAGATGTAGTAGATGTGGTGTCCTGGGCCACAATCGAGTGACGTGCACCACTGTTTGTCCCCCGCCGTCTAGACATGCTTAG